In a single window of the Drosophila subpulchrella strain 33 F10 #4 breed RU33 chromosome X, RU_Dsub_v1.1 Primary Assembly, whole genome shotgun sequence genome:
- the LOC119558356 gene encoding uncharacterized protein LOC119558356, whose product MAKDQEGQTYQSSAPESSEDQKREQRARLIKALSRFKPRDANPLQFYNCVRELCIMHNCSIDEGLERAAITWPGLSMRQRELYDSQRHAELPIPVPRHLVYRAFQKESKGLWSLGRSSVGGKRPTRYTLESYKPPPKPSRLRTQLDEKRPKYDNLLDLPPKVAAMRVPPPPNRKFSRVSPSSGRRIRSPTPPVTVRRVRSIRQILSMASVEMKKSVRRRTVGKNLRTKKVAAVEPVKILPDKLSSSVTKSFRKKTTKRKASSSKDKRLAREEDLKTAHNWDLAIGAVRRRIMMHQPSKSKSRS is encoded by the exons ATGGCCAAGGATCAAGAGGGACAGACCTATCAATCATCCGCCCCCGAGTCCTCCGAGGACCAAAAACGGGAGCAGCGGGCCCGCCTGATCAAGGCTTTGAGCCGCTTCAAGCCGCGGGACGCCAATCCGCTTCAGTTCTACAATTGCGTCCGCGAACTCTGCATAATGCACAACTGCAGCATCGACGAGGGTCTGGAACGGGCCGCTATAACCTGGCCGGGACTAAGTATGCGCCAGCGGGAGCTCTACGATTCG CAACGTCATGCAGAGCTGCCGATCCCTGTGCCGCGCCATCTGGTCTACCGCGCCTTCCAGAAGGAGAGCAAGGGTCTGTGGTCCCTGGGCCGCTCCTCGGTGGGTGGCAAGCGGCCCACCCGCTACACCCTGGAGTCCTACAAGCCGCCGCCGAAACCCTCGCGTCTGAGGACCCAGCTCGATGAAAAACGTCCCAAGTACGACAATCTACTGGATCTGCCACCCAAAGTGGCGGCCATGCGGGTTCCACCGCCACCCAATCGCAAATTCTCGAGGGTATCACCCTCTTCGGGTCGCAGGATCCGTAGTCCTACGCCTCCTGTGACCGTGAGGCGTGTCCGCTCCATTCGCCAGATCCTCTCGATGGCCAGTGTGGAAATGAAAAAGTCCGTAAGACGGCGTACTGTGGGGAAAAACCTTAGGACAAAGAAAGTTGCTGCCGTGGAGCCCGTGAAAATTCTACCGGACAAACTATCATCTAGTGTGACCAAGTCTTTCAGGAAGAAGACCACCAAACGAAAGGCCAGCAGTTCCAAGGACAAGAGATTGGCCAGGGAGGAGGATCTGAAGACGGCACACAACTGGGATCTCGCCATCGGAGCTGTTCGCCGACGCATCATGATGCATCAGCCCTCCAAGTCCAAGTCTAGATCGTAA